One window of Paenibacillus sp. FSL K6-3182 genomic DNA carries:
- a CDS encoding methyltransferase domain-containing protein gives MKQNKYDDSTFFSQYKEMARSTHGLEAAGEWHVFKSLLPDLSGKSVLDLGCGFGWHCLYAREQQASSVVGVDISENMLQKAREQTNDAAITYIQMPIEDIAFSDSQFDIVISSLAFHYIESFEALCKKIHACLKPGGSFIFSVEHPIFTSRDEQDWHYDDHGNRLHWPVDQYQSEGLRKTSFLTDNVIKYHRTVSTYMNDVISAGFELKAIKEPMPSEEMMNNPLMFDENRRPMFLIISAQKASN, from the coding sequence ATGAAACAAAATAAATATGATGATTCAACTTTCTTCTCACAATATAAGGAAATGGCTCGTTCCACCCATGGACTTGAAGCTGCGGGAGAGTGGCATGTATTCAAATCCTTACTGCCAGACTTAAGTGGTAAAAGCGTGCTTGATTTAGGCTGCGGCTTCGGCTGGCATTGCCTCTATGCTCGTGAACAGCAAGCAAGCTCAGTCGTAGGTGTTGATATTTCTGAGAACATGCTGCAAAAAGCTCGGGAACAAACGAATGACGCCGCCATTACTTACATACAAATGCCAATTGAAGATATCGCATTCTCAGATTCTCAATTTGATATCGTTATCAGCTCATTAGCTTTTCACTATATCGAATCCTTTGAGGCCCTGTGCAAAAAGATACATGCTTGTCTAAAGCCGGGAGGCTCCTTCATTTTTTCAGTGGAGCACCCTATATTCACTTCCCGTGATGAACAAGATTGGCATTATGATGACCATGGAAACCGTCTGCACTGGCCAGTTGATCAATATCAGTCAGAAGGCTTACGCAAAACCTCCTTCCTAACCGATAATGTGATTAAATATCATCGCACCGTTTCAACATATATGAATGACGTTATTAGCGCCGGCTTTGAGTTAAAAGCTATTAAGGAACCAATGCCTTCGGAGGAAATGATGAATAACCCGCTGATGTTTGATGAGAATCGCAGACCAATGTTCCTGATTATCTCAGCGCAAAAAGCTTCCAACTAA